Proteins encoded within one genomic window of Flavobacterium gilvum:
- a CDS encoding c-type cytochrome, translating to MKSLYKITLVLGLMVMVSSCFHNDKPNYQYMPNMYEGVSGETYAPASVSVFKNGKEGQLPAVGSINRGFEPFEYENTPADYALAKANLKSPLDSLDRNSGKGKELFEIYCISCHGVAGDGKGKLVEREKFLGVPNYKDRDITEGSIFFVETYGLNAMGSHANQMSAHERWLVADYVLKLKAQ from the coding sequence ATGAAAAGTTTATATAAAATAACACTTGTATTGGGATTAATGGTAATGGTTTCATCATGTTTTCATAATGACAAACCAAATTATCAGTATATGCCAAATATGTATGAAGGGGTAAGTGGAGAAACTTATGCTCCGGCTTCAGTTAGTGTATTCAAAAATGGTAAAGAAGGTCAACTTCCTGCTGTTGGTTCAATCAACAGGGGTTTTGAACCATTCGAATATGAAAATACTCCTGCGGATTATGCATTGGCGAAAGCCAATTTAAAATCTCCTTTGGATTCTTTGGATAGAAATTCTGGTAAAGGAAAAGAGCTTTTTGAAATTTACTGTATTAGCTGTCACGGTGTTGCAGGAGACGGAAAAGGAAAATTAGTAGAAAGAGAAAAATTTCTGGGTGTTCCTAATTACAAAGACAGAGACATTACTGAAGGAAGTATTTTCTTCGTTGAAACTTATGGTTTGAATGCTATGGGTTCACATGCTAATCAAATGAGTGCTCACGAACGTTGGTTAGTTGCTGACTATGTTCTTAAACTAAAAGCACAATAA
- a CDS encoding cytochrome c oxidase subunit II: MTSLLVIIVLVLLAVAVWQLTKIFDLTQVASTSDNSQVANDDDNNVQGYLMFGFLAFIYIFTIYGVYTWGPLVLHTPASEHGALIDNLMNITWVLIFTVQAITQVLLHYFAFKYRGNKDKRALYFADNNKLEAIWSAIPAVVLAGLILYGLYAWTNIMFIDEDEDTVVIELYAQQFKWTARYAGADNVLGKANVRLIEGVNTLGVDLSDPYAQDDIVVTELHIPKGKKIHFKMRSQDVLHSAYFPYFRAQMNCVPGMVTEFAFTPIYTTAEYQAMPYIIEKVANINAIRAKKSAELVAKGEPALDPYTFEYLLLCNKICGASHYNMQMKVVVDTPEDYKKWLSEKATLVSEVKASKAEPAATDATPGKDSTLSKDTAAVAKIAMK, translated from the coding sequence ATGACAAGTTTGTTGGTAATTATAGTTTTAGTTTTATTAGCGGTTGCTGTGTGGCAATTGACGAAAATATTCGATTTAACGCAAGTTGCTTCGACTTCGGACAATTCCCAAGTTGCAAATGATGATGATAACAATGTACAAGGATATTTGATGTTTGGTTTCTTGGCCTTCATTTATATCTTCACAATATATGGTGTGTACACTTGGGGACCATTGGTTCTTCATACTCCTGCTTCGGAGCACGGAGCATTGATTGATAATTTAATGAACATTACTTGGGTATTGATTTTTACAGTACAGGCAATCACCCAAGTACTGTTGCACTATTTCGCATTTAAATACAGAGGGAATAAAGATAAAAGAGCCTTATATTTTGCTGACAATAATAAATTGGAAGCAATCTGGAGTGCTATTCCAGCTGTGGTTTTAGCAGGTTTGATTCTTTACGGTCTTTATGCATGGACAAATATTATGTTTATCGATGAAGATGAAGATACTGTTGTAATCGAGTTATATGCACAACAATTCAAATGGACAGCAAGATATGCTGGTGCAGATAATGTTTTAGGTAAAGCGAATGTTAGATTAATTGAAGGAGTTAATACTCTTGGGGTTGATTTGTCTGACCCTTATGCACAAGATGATATTGTAGTTACAGAATTACATATTCCTAAAGGAAAAAAGATTCATTTCAAAATGAGATCGCAGGATGTATTGCACTCTGCTTACTTCCCTTACTTCAGAGCTCAAATGAACTGCGTGCCAGGTATGGTAACAGAATTTGCTTTTACTCCAATTTATACAACAGCTGAATATCAAGCAATGCCTTATATTATTGAGAAAGTTGCTAATATTAATGCTATCAGAGCTAAGAAAAGTGCTGAGTTGGTTGCTAAAGGGGAACCCGCTTTAGATCCTTACACTTTTGAATATTTGTTATTATGTAATAAAATTTGTGGAGCGTCTCACTACAATATGCAAATGAAAGTTGTTGTTGATACTCCAGAGGATTATAAAAAATGGTTGAGCGAAAAAGCAACTTTGGTTAGCGAAGTAAAAGCTTCAAAAGCTGAACCAGCTGCTACAGATGCAACTCCTGGTAAAGATTCAACTCTTTCCAAAGATACAGCAGCTGTTGCAAAAATAGCTATGAAATAA
- a CDS encoding cytochrome c oxidase subunit I: MSAVGHDHGHDQEHEHHHKDTFITKYIFSIDHKMIAKQYLLTGIIMGVIGVGMSMLFRMQLAWPEESFKIFNILLGDKWAPNGVMANDIYLSLVTIHGTIMVFFVLTAGLSGTFSNLLIPLQIGARDMASGFMNMISYWLFFLSSVLMLCSLFVESGPANAGWTIYPPLSALPQAISGSGAGMTLWLVSMAVFIASSLMGSLNYVVTVINLRTKGMSMTRLPLTIWAFFVTAIIGIVSFPVLLSAALLLIFDRSFGTSFFLSDIYIAGEVLHYQGGSPVLFEHLFWFLGHPEVYIVILPALGITSEIIATNSRKPIFGYRAMIMSIIAIAFLSTIVWGHHMFISGMNPFLGSVFTFTTLLIAIPSAVKAFNYITTLWKGNLQMNPAMLFSIGLVSTFITGGLTGIILGDSTLDINVHDTYFVVAHFHLVMGISALYGMFAGIYHWYPKMFGRMLNKNLGYVHFWVTAICAYGVFFPMHFIGLAGLPRRYYTNTNFPLFDDLQNVNVLITTFALIGGAFQLVFLYNFFSSIFYGKKAVQNPWKSNTLEWTTPVEHIHGNWPGEIPEVHRWPYDYSNPGHDEDFVPQTVPMKEGEVILHH, translated from the coding sequence ATGTCAGCAGTAGGTCACGATCACGGACACGATCAAGAACACGAACACCACCACAAGGACACATTCATTACTAAATATATTTTTAGTATTGACCACAAAATGATTGCCAAGCAATACTTACTTACCGGTATTATTATGGGAGTTATTGGTGTTGGTATGTCTATGCTTTTCAGAATGCAATTGGCTTGGCCAGAAGAATCTTTTAAGATTTTCAATATATTACTAGGAGATAAATGGGCTCCAAACGGCGTAATGGCAAATGATATTTACCTTTCGTTAGTTACCATTCACGGAACTATCATGGTGTTTTTTGTTCTTACAGCTGGATTAAGTGGAACGTTTAGTAATTTATTGATTCCTCTGCAAATTGGTGCTAGGGATATGGCCTCTGGATTCATGAATATGATTTCATACTGGTTGTTCTTTTTATCCAGTGTTTTGATGCTTTGTTCATTATTTGTTGAATCAGGTCCTGCAAATGCCGGTTGGACAATTTACCCACCTTTGAGTGCGCTTCCTCAGGCTATTTCTGGTTCTGGAGCAGGTATGACTTTGTGGTTGGTTTCCATGGCGGTTTTCATTGCATCTTCTTTGATGGGATCATTGAACTATGTGGTAACTGTTATTAATTTGAGAACAAAAGGAATGTCAATGACAAGATTGCCTCTTACTATTTGGGCGTTCTTTGTGACTGCAATTATTGGTATTGTTTCTTTCCCTGTTTTATTGTCTGCAGCTTTGTTGTTGATTTTTGACAGAAGCTTCGGTACTTCATTCTTCTTATCTGATATTTACATTGCTGGTGAAGTTTTACATTACCAGGGAGGTTCTCCCGTTCTTTTTGAACACTTGTTCTGGTTCTTGGGTCACCCTGAGGTATATATCGTAATCTTACCTGCATTAGGTATTACTTCTGAAATTATTGCTACAAACTCTCGTAAACCAATTTTTGGTTACAGAGCGATGATTATGTCAATTATTGCTATTGCATTTTTATCTACAATCGTTTGGGGTCACCATATGTTTATATCGGGTATGAACCCATTCTTAGGATCTGTATTTACCTTTACAACATTGTTGATTGCAATTCCTTCTGCAGTAAAAGCATTTAACTATATTACAACGCTTTGGAAAGGGAATCTTCAAATGAATCCTGCAATGTTGTTCTCAATTGGTTTGGTTTCAACTTTCATCACTGGAGGTTTAACTGGAATCATTTTGGGGGATAGTACATTGGATATTAACGTTCACGATACTTATTTTGTTGTAGCTCACTTCCACTTAGTAATGGGTATATCTGCTCTTTATGGAATGTTTGCCGGAATTTACCACTGGTACCCAAAAATGTTTGGTAGAATGTTGAATAAGAATTTAGGATATGTTCACTTTTGGGTAACTGCAATTTGTGCTTACGGAGTATTTTTCCCAATGCACTTTATTGGATTAGCTGGTTTGCCAAGACGTTATTATACTAACACAAACTTTCCATTATTTGATGATTTGCAAAATGTAAACGTATTGATTACAACATTTGCTTTGATTGGTGGAGCTTTCCAATTAGTGTTCTTGTATAACTTCTTCAGCAGTATTTTCTACGGTAAAAAAGCTGTTCAAAATCCATGGAAATCTAATACTTTAGAGTGGACTACTCCAGTAGAGCATATTCACGGTAACTGGCCTGGAGAAATTCCTGAGGTTCACCGTTGGCCTTATGACTACAGTAATCCTGGACATGATGAGGATTTTGTTCCTCAAACTGTTCCTATGAAAGAAGGAGAAGTAATTTTACATCACTAA
- the ruvB gene encoding Holliday junction branch migration DNA helicase RuvB, with the protein MNTNLDPTNYNLSSEELDIEKRLRPLSFDDFSGQDQVLENLKVFVAAANQRREALDHTLFHGPPGLGKTTLANILANELEVGIKITSGPVLDKPGDLAGLLTNLEERDVLFIDEIHRLSPIVEEYLYSAMEDFKIDIMIESGPNARTVQINLNPFTLIGATTRSGLLTAPMRARFGISSRLQYYTTELLTTIVERSAMIFKMPITMEAAIEIAGRSRGTPRIANALLRRVRDFAQIKGNGTIDIEIARYALKALNVDAHGLDEMDNKILNTIIDKFKGGPVGLSTLATAVSESSETVEEVYEPFLIQEGFIMRTPRGREVTEKAYKHLGKIRGGVQGGLF; encoded by the coding sequence ATGAATACAAACTTAGATCCAACAAATTATAATTTAAGTTCAGAAGAACTGGATATCGAGAAAAGATTGAGGCCGTTGTCTTTTGATGATTTTTCGGGGCAGGATCAAGTATTGGAAAATCTGAAGGTTTTCGTTGCGGCAGCCAATCAAAGGAGAGAGGCTCTTGATCATACACTTTTTCATGGCCCTCCTGGTTTGGGAAAAACTACTTTGGCTAATATTCTGGCAAATGAACTTGAGGTAGGAATTAAAATCACTTCTGGACCAGTTCTTGATAAACCGGGTGATTTGGCGGGACTACTTACTAATCTTGAAGAAAGAGATGTCCTTTTTATTGATGAAATCCATCGTTTAAGTCCAATTGTAGAAGAGTATCTGTATTCTGCGATGGAAGATTTTAAGATTGACATCATGATTGAATCTGGGCCAAATGCCAGAACAGTTCAGATTAATTTGAATCCTTTTACTCTTATCGGAGCGACAACCCGTTCAGGTCTTTTGACAGCACCAATGCGTGCGAGGTTTGGTATTTCGTCCAGACTACAATATTACACCACTGAACTTTTGACCACCATTGTAGAACGCAGTGCAATGATTTTCAAAATGCCAATTACTATGGAAGCGGCTATTGAAATTGCTGGCAGAAGTCGAGGAACACCTCGTATTGCAAATGCTTTGTTGCGCCGAGTTCGTGATTTTGCCCAAATAAAAGGGAATGGAACTATCGATATAGAAATTGCTAGATATGCTTTGAAAGCTCTAAATGTCGATGCACACGGTCTGGACGAAATGGACAATAAAATTTTGAATACAATCATCGATAAATTCAAAGGTGGTCCTGTTGGTCTTTCTACACTGGCTACAGCCGTGTCCGAAAGCAGTGAAACCGTCGAGGAAGTTTATGAGCCTTTCTTAATTCAGGAAGGGTTTATAATGCGTACGCCTAGAGGACGTGAAGTAACCGAAAAAGCCTATAAGCATTTAGGAAAAATCAGGGGAGGCGTTCAAGGCGGATTGTTTTAA
- the queG gene encoding tRNA epoxyqueuosine(34) reductase QueG produces MINNKSKYTQFIKSEAKRLGFLSCGISKAGFLEQEAPRLENWLNKNYNGQMSYMENHFDKRLDPTLLVDDAKSVVSLLLNYYPSEFQDSDSYKISKYAYGQDYHFVIKDKLKELLFSIESSIGTVSGRAFVDSAPVLDKAWAAKSGLGWIGKNSNLLTQKVGSFYFIAELIIDLDLEYDHAVTDHCGTCTACIDACPTEAIVAPYVVDGSKCISYFTIELKDNIPAEMKGKFDNWAFGCDTCQDVCPWNRFSKPHSEPLFNPNPELISMSKKDWLEITEETFKSVFKNSPLKRSKFQGLKRNITFLDK; encoded by the coding sequence GTGATAAATAATAAATCAAAATACACGCAATTTATTAAATCCGAGGCCAAACGTCTTGGATTTTTATCTTGTGGTATATCTAAAGCCGGTTTCCTTGAACAAGAAGCACCTCGTTTGGAAAATTGGCTGAATAAGAATTACAATGGTCAAATGTCCTATATGGAGAATCATTTTGACAAGCGTTTGGATCCAACTTTATTGGTTGATGATGCCAAAAGTGTTGTTTCTCTTTTGTTGAATTATTATCCCTCCGAATTTCAGGATTCTGACTCTTATAAAATATCCAAATATGCTTATGGGCAAGATTATCATTTTGTCATAAAAGACAAACTGAAAGAATTGTTGTTTTCAATTGAGTCTTCTATTGGAACTGTTTCTGGACGAGCTTTTGTTGATTCTGCGCCTGTTTTGGATAAAGCCTGGGCAGCCAAAAGTGGTTTGGGCTGGATTGGGAAAAACAGTAATTTGTTGACACAAAAAGTGGGTTCGTTTTATTTTATCGCTGAACTTATTATTGATTTAGATTTAGAATATGACCATGCTGTCACAGACCATTGCGGAACCTGTACAGCTTGTATTGATGCCTGTCCCACAGAGGCAATTGTGGCGCCTTATGTTGTCGATGGTAGTAAATGTATTTCTTATTTTACAATTGAACTGAAAGACAATATTCCAGCCGAGATGAAAGGAAAATTTGACAATTGGGCCTTTGGTTGTGACACTTGTCAAGATGTTTGTCCGTGGAATCGGTTTTCAAAACCACATAGTGAACCTTTGTTCAATCCTAATCCCGAATTAATTTCGATGTCAAAAAAAGATTGGCTCGAAATCACCGAAGAAACTTTCAAATCGGTATTTAAAAATTCTCCTCTCAAGCGATCAAAATTTCAAGGACTAAAAAGAAATATTACTTTTCTTGATAAATAG